Proteins encoded within one genomic window of Pseudalkalibacillus sp. SCS-8:
- the yidD gene encoding membrane protein insertion efficiency factor YidD, which produces MKYLFLGLIQFYRKCISPFTPPSCRFYPTCSSYGLEAIQKHGAIVGGWLTLKRILKCHPFHPGGFDPVPDKKK; this is translated from the coding sequence ATGAAGTATCTTTTTCTGGGATTGATTCAATTCTACCGGAAATGCATTTCACCGTTTACGCCGCCATCTTGTCGATTTTATCCGACATGTTCCTCATACGGGTTGGAAGCGATCCAAAAGCATGGGGCAATTGTTGGAGGATGGCTCACATTGAAACGGATTCTGAAATGTCATCCCTTTCATCCTGGAGGGTTCGATCCCGTACCTGATAAAAAGAAATAA
- the rnpA gene encoding ribonuclease P protein component, which produces MKKKHRIKKNEEFQAVFRNGESFANRQFVVYYLKKPDQDYFRIGLSVSKKIGNAVTRNRIKRYVREVFHELEPNIKVAYDYVIIARKPTSTMDFHEVKSSLIHVMKRSKLMRVSRG; this is translated from the coding sequence ATGAAAAAGAAGCATCGTATTAAGAAGAATGAAGAGTTCCAAGCTGTATTCCGTAATGGTGAATCGTTTGCTAACAGACAATTCGTCGTCTATTACTTGAAGAAGCCAGATCAGGATTATTTCCGGATCGGCTTATCTGTCAGTAAGAAGATCGGAAATGCAGTCACTCGGAACCGCATTAAGCGTTATGTACGGGAAGTTTTCCATGAGTTAGAACCGAATATAAAGGTAGCTTATGATTATGTAATCATAGCAAGGAAACCGACCTCGACTATGGATTTCCATGAAGTGAAGAGCAGTTTGATCCATGTGATGAAACGTTCGAAACTGATGAGAGTATCGAGGGGATAA